In the Phocoena phocoena chromosome 14, mPhoPho1.1, whole genome shotgun sequence genome, taagtaattagTCATGCTTTGGATCTGGATCTAATGATGTGATcttttccccccaccctccccctatCTTATTTTTCCCAGTAGGTTGGGACAGTTGGAACTCTGCCATTGTCCAACATGCTGCGATTCAGTCTCTCACCCACCTTTTCGATGGGATTTCATGTGTTAGTCACGGTGGCTCTCTTGTTTTCCCACGTGGATCGTATAAGCGCTGAGACAGAAATGGAAGGAGAAGGCAATGAAACCGGCGAGTGTACTGGCTCCTATTACTGTAAGAAAGGGGTGATTTTACCCATTTGGGAGCCCCAAGACCCTTCCTTTGGGGACAAAATTGCTAGAGCGACTGTGTATTTTGTGGCCATGGTCTACATGTTTCTCGGAGTCTCTATCATTGCCGACCGATTCATGTCCTCTATAGAAGTCATCACgtctcaagaaaaagaaatcaccatAAAGAAACCCAACGGAGAGACCACCAAGACAACTGTGAGGATCTGGAATGAGACGGTGTCCAACCTGACCTTGATGGCCCTGGGATCTTCAGCTCCAGAGATTCTCCTTTCAGTAATTGAGGTGTGTGGCCATAACTTCACTGCAGGAGACCTCGGTCCTAGCACCATTGTGGGGAGTGCCGCATTCAATATGTTCATCATTATTGCACTTTGTGTTTACGTCGTCCCAGACGGGGAGACGAGGAAGATTAAGCATTTGCGTGTGTTCTTTGTGACAGCAGCCTGGAGCATCTTTGCCTATACCTGGCTCTACATCATTTTGTCTGTCATCTCTCCTGGGGTCGTGGAGGTCTGGGAAGGTTTgcttactttcttcttctttcccatcTGTGTTGTGTTCGCTTGGGTGGCAGATAGGAGGCTTCTGTTTTACAAGTATGTCTACAAGAGGTACCGGGCTGGCAAGCAGAGGGGAATGATTATTGAACATGAAGGAGACAGGCCATCTTCCAAGACAGAAATTGAGATGGATGGGAAAGTGGTCAATTCCCACGTTGACAGTTTCTTAGATGGTGCCCTAGTTCTGGAAGTCGATGAGAGGGACCAAGATGATGAAGAAGCCAGGCGAGAAATGGCTAGGATTCTGAAGGAACTCAAGCAGAAGCATCCGGAGAAGGAAATAGAGCAATTGATAGAATTAGCCAACTACCAGGTCTTAAGTCAGCAGCAAAAAAGTCGAGCATTTTACCGAATTCAGGCTACCCGTCTGATGACCGGAGCGGGCAACATTTTAAAGAGGCATGCAGCTGACCAAGCCAGGAAGGCCGTCAGCATGCACGAGGTCAACACGGAAGTGGCTGAAAATGACCCCGTCAGTAAGATCTTCTTTGAGCAAGGAACGTATCAGTGTCTGGAGAACTGTGGTACGGTAGCCCTGACCATTATCCGCAGAGGTGGTGATTTGACCAACACTGTGTTTGTCGACTTCAGAACAGAGGATGGCACAGCCAATGCCGGGTCTGATTACGAATTTACCGAAGGAACTGTGGTCTTTAAGCCTGGTGAGACCCAGAAGGAAATCAGAGTTGGCATCATCGATGACGACATCTTTGAGGAAGATGAGAATTTCCTTGTGCATCTCAGCAACGTCAAAGTGTCTTCTGAAGCCTCGGACGATGGCATCCTGGAAGCCAATCATGTCTCTACACTCGCTTGCCTGGGATCTCC is a window encoding:
- the SLC8A1 gene encoding sodium/calcium exchanger 1 isoform X7, giving the protein MLRFSLSPTFSMGFHVLVTVALLFSHVDRISAETEMEGEGNETGECTGSYYCKKGVILPIWEPQDPSFGDKIARATVYFVAMVYMFLGVSIIADRFMSSIEVITSQEKEITIKKPNGETTKTTVRIWNETVSNLTLMALGSSAPEILLSVIEVCGHNFTAGDLGPSTIVGSAAFNMFIIIALCVYVVPDGETRKIKHLRVFFVTAAWSIFAYTWLYIILSVISPGVVEVWEGLLTFFFFPICVVFAWVADRRLLFYKYVYKRYRAGKQRGMIIEHEGDRPSSKTEIEMDGKVVNSHVDSFLDGALVLEVDERDQDDEEARREMARILKELKQKHPEKEIEQLIELANYQVLSQQQKSRAFYRIQATRLMTGAGNILKRHAADQARKAVSMHEVNTEVAENDPVSKIFFEQGTYQCLENCGTVALTIIRRGGDLTNTVFVDFRTEDGTANAGSDYEFTEGTVVFKPGETQKEIRVGIIDDDIFEEDENFLVHLSNVKVSSEASDDGILEANHVSTLACLGSPSTATVTIFDDDHAGIFTFEEPVTHVSESIGIMEVKVLRTSGARGNVIVPYKTIEGTARGGGEDFEDTCGELEFQNDEIVKIITIRIFDREEYEKECSFSLVLEEPKWIRRGMKGGFTITGQPVFRKVHAREHPIPSTVITIAEEYDDKQPLTSKEEEERRIAEMGRPILGEHTRLEVIIEESYEFKSTVDKLIKKTNLALVVGTNSWREQFIEAITVSAGEDDDDDECGEEKLPSCFDYVMHFLTVFWKVLFAFVPPTEYWNGWACFIVSILMIGILTAFIGDLASHFGCTIGLKDSVTAVVFVALGTSVPDTFASKVAATQDQYADASIGNVTGSNAVNVFLGIGVAWSIAAIYHAANGEQFKVSPGTLAFSVTLFTIFAFINVGVLLYRRRPEIGGELGGPRTAKLLTSCLFVLLWLLYIFFSSLEAYCHIKGF
- the SLC8A1 gene encoding sodium/calcium exchanger 1 isoform X6, whose product is MLRFSLSPTFSMGFHVLVTVALLFSHVDRISAETEMEGEGNETGECTGSYYCKKGVILPIWEPQDPSFGDKIARATVYFVAMVYMFLGVSIIADRFMSSIEVITSQEKEITIKKPNGETTKTTVRIWNETVSNLTLMALGSSAPEILLSVIEVCGHNFTAGDLGPSTIVGSAAFNMFIIIALCVYVVPDGETRKIKHLRVFFVTAAWSIFAYTWLYIILSVISPGVVEVWEGLLTFFFFPICVVFAWVADRRLLFYKYVYKRYRAGKQRGMIIEHEGDRPSSKTEIEMDGKVVNSHVDSFLDGALVLEVDERDQDDEEARREMARILKELKQKHPEKEIEQLIELANYQVLSQQQKSRAFYRIQATRLMTGAGNILKRHAADQARKAVSMHEVNTEVAENDPVSKIFFEQGTYQCLENCGTVALTIIRRGGDLTNTVFVDFRTEDGTANAGSDYEFTEGTVVFKPGETQKEIRVGIIDDDIFEEDENFLVHLSNVKVSSEASDDGILEANHVSTLACLGSPSTATVTIFDDDHAGIFTFEEPVTHVSESIGIMEVKVLRTSGARGNVIVPYKTIEGTARGGGEDFEDTCGELEFQNDEIVKTISVKVIDDEEYEKNKTFLLEIGEPRLVEMSEKKGGFTITGQPVFRKVHAREHPIPSTVITIAEEYDDKQPLTSKEEEERRIAEMGRPILGEHTRLEVIIEESYEFKSTVDKLIKKTNLALVVGTNSWREQFIEAITVSAGEDDDDDECGEEKLPSCFDYVMHFLTVFWKVLFAFVPPTEYWNGWACFIVSILMIGILTAFIGDLASHFGCTIGLKDSVTAVVFVALGTSVPDTFASKVAATQDQYADASIGNVTGSNAVNVFLGIGVAWSIAAIYHAANGEQFKVSPGTLAFSVTLFTIFAFINVGVLLYRRRPEIGGELGGPRTAKLLTSCLFVLLWLLYIFFSSLEAYCHIKGF
- the SLC8A1 gene encoding sodium/calcium exchanger 1 isoform X11 encodes the protein MLRFSLSPTFSMGFHVLVTVALLFSHVDRISAETEMEGEGNETGECTGSYYCKKGVILPIWEPQDPSFGDKIARATVYFVAMVYMFLGVSIIADRFMSSIEVITSQEKEITIKKPNGETTKTTVRIWNETVSNLTLMALGSSAPEILLSVIEVCGHNFTAGDLGPSTIVGSAAFNMFIIIALCVYVVPDGETRKIKHLRVFFVTAAWSIFAYTWLYIILSVISPGVVEVWEGLLTFFFFPICVVFAWVADRRLLFYKYVYKRYRAGKQRGMIIEHEGDRPSSKTEIEMDGKVVNSHVDSFLDGALVLEVDERDQDDEEARREMARILKELKQKHPEKEIEQLIELANYQVLSQQQKSRAFYRIQATRLMTGAGNILKRHAADQARKAVSMHEVNTEVAENDPVSKIFFEQGTYQCLENCGTVALTIIRRGGDLTNTVFVDFRTEDGTANAGSDYEFTEGTVVFKPGETQKEIRVGIIDDDIFEEDENFLVHLSNVKVSSEASDDGILEANHVSTLACLGSPSTATVTIFDDDHAGIFTFEEPVTHVSESIGIMEVKVLRTSGARGNVIVPYKTIEGTARGGGEDFEDTCGELEFQNDEIVKTISVKVIDDEEYEKNKTFLLEIGEPRLVEMSEKKGGGTAPGLSPTQPLTSKEEEERRIAEMGRPILGEHTRLEVIIEESYEFKSTVDKLIKKTNLALVVGTNSWREQFIEAITVSAGEDDDDDECGEEKLPSCFDYVMHFLTVFWKVLFAFVPPTEYWNGWACFIVSILMIGILTAFIGDLASHFGCTIGLKDSVTAVVFVALGTSVPDTFASKVAATQDQYADASIGNVTGSNAVNVFLGIGVAWSIAAIYHAANGEQFKVSPGTLAFSVTLFTIFAFINVGVLLYRRRPEIGGELGGPRTAKLLTSCLFVLLWLLYIFFSSLEAYCHIKGF
- the SLC8A1 gene encoding sodium/calcium exchanger 1 isoform X1, which translates into the protein MLRFSLSPTFSMGFHVLVTVALLFSHVDRISAETEMEGEGNETGECTGSYYCKKGVILPIWEPQDPSFGDKIARATVYFVAMVYMFLGVSIIADRFMSSIEVITSQEKEITIKKPNGETTKTTVRIWNETVSNLTLMALGSSAPEILLSVIEVCGHNFTAGDLGPSTIVGSAAFNMFIIIALCVYVVPDGETRKIKHLRVFFVTAAWSIFAYTWLYIILSVISPGVVEVWEGLLTFFFFPICVVFAWVADRRLLFYKYVYKRYRAGKQRGMIIEHEGDRPSSKTEIEMDGKVVNSHVDSFLDGALVLEVDERDQDDEEARREMARILKELKQKHPEKEIEQLIELANYQVLSQQQKSRAFYRIQATRLMTGAGNILKRHAADQARKAVSMHEVNTEVAENDPVSKIFFEQGTYQCLENCGTVALTIIRRGGDLTNTVFVDFRTEDGTANAGSDYEFTEGTVVFKPGETQKEIRVGIIDDDIFEEDENFLVHLSNVKVSSEASDDGILEANHVSTLACLGSPSTATVTIFDDDHAGIFTFEEPVTHVSESIGIMEVKVLRTSGARGNVIVPYKTIEGTARGGGEDFEDTCGELEFQNDEIVKTISVKVIDDEEYEKNKTFLLEIGEPRLVEMSEKKALLLNELGGFTITGKYLYGQPVFRKVHAREHPIPSTVITIAEEYDDKQPLTSKEEEERRIAEMGRPILGEHTRLEVIIEESYEFKSTVDKLIKKTNLALVVGTNSWREQFIEAITVSAGEDDDDDECGEEKLPSCFDYVMHFLTVFWKVLFAFVPPTEYWNGWACFIVSILMIGILTAFIGDLASHFGCTIGLKDSVTAVVFVALGTSVPDTFASKVAATQDQYADASIGNVTGSNAVNVFLGIGVAWSIAAIYHAANGEQFKVSPGTLAFSVTLFTIFAFINVGVLLYRRRPEIGGELGGPRTAKLLTSCLFVLLWLLYIFFSSLEAYCHIKGF
- the SLC8A1 gene encoding sodium/calcium exchanger 1 isoform X3, translating into MLRFSLSPTFSMGFHVLVTVALLFSHVDRISAETEMEGEGNETGECTGSYYCKKGVILPIWEPQDPSFGDKIARATVYFVAMVYMFLGVSIIADRFMSSIEVITSQEKEITIKKPNGETTKTTVRIWNETVSNLTLMALGSSAPEILLSVIEVCGHNFTAGDLGPSTIVGSAAFNMFIIIALCVYVVPDGETRKIKHLRVFFVTAAWSIFAYTWLYIILSVISPGVVEVWEGLLTFFFFPICVVFAWVADRRLLFYKYVYKRYRAGKQRGMIIEHEGDRPSSKTEIEMDGKVVNSHVDSFLDGALVLEVDERDQDDEEARREMARILKELKQKHPEKEIEQLIELANYQVLSQQQKSRAFYRIQATRLMTGAGNILKRHAADQARKAVSMHEVNTEVAENDPVSKIFFEQGTYQCLENCGTVALTIIRRGGDLTNTVFVDFRTEDGTANAGSDYEFTEGTVVFKPGETQKEIRVGIIDDDIFEEDENFLVHLSNVKVSSEASDDGILEANHVSTLACLGSPSTATVTIFDDDHAGIFTFEEPVTHVSESIGIMEVKVLRTSGARGNVIVPYKTIEGTARGGGEDFEDTCGELEFQNDEIVKTISVKVIDDEEYEKNKTFLLEIGEPRLVEMSEKKALLLNELGGFTITGQPVFRKVHAREHPIPSTVITIAEEYDDKQPLTSKEEEERRIAEMGRPILGEHTRLEVIIEESYEFKSTVDKLIKKTNLALVVGTNSWREQFIEAITVSAGEDDDDDECGEEKLPSCFDYVMHFLTVFWKVLFAFVPPTEYWNGWACFIVSILMIGILTAFIGDLASHFGCTIGLKDSVTAVVFVALGTSVPDTFASKVAATQDQYADASIGNVTGSNAVNVFLGIGVAWSIAAIYHAANGEQFKVSPGTLAFSVTLFTIFAFINVGVLLYRRRPEIGGELGGPRTAKLLTSCLFVLLWLLYIFFSSLEAYCHIKGF
- the SLC8A1 gene encoding sodium/calcium exchanger 1 isoform X2; amino-acid sequence: MLRFSLSPTFSMGFHVLVTVALLFSHVDRISAETEMEGEGNETGECTGSYYCKKGVILPIWEPQDPSFGDKIARATVYFVAMVYMFLGVSIIADRFMSSIEVITSQEKEITIKKPNGETTKTTVRIWNETVSNLTLMALGSSAPEILLSVIEVCGHNFTAGDLGPSTIVGSAAFNMFIIIALCVYVVPDGETRKIKHLRVFFVTAAWSIFAYTWLYIILSVISPGVVEVWEGLLTFFFFPICVVFAWVADRRLLFYKYVYKRYRAGKQRGMIIEHEGDRPSSKTEIEMDGKVVNSHVDSFLDGALVLEVDERDQDDEEARREMARILKELKQKHPEKEIEQLIELANYQVLSQQQKSRAFYRIQATRLMTGAGNILKRHAADQARKAVSMHEVNTEVAENDPVSKIFFEQGTYQCLENCGTVALTIIRRGGDLTNTVFVDFRTEDGTANAGSDYEFTEGTVVFKPGETQKEIRVGIIDDDIFEEDENFLVHLSNVKVSSEASDDGILEANHVSTLACLGSPSTATVTIFDDDHAGIFTFEEPVTHVSESIGIMEVKVLRTSGARGNVIVPYKTIEGTARGGGEDFEDTCGELEFQNDEIVKIITIRIFDREEYEKECSFSLVLEEPKWIRRGMKALLLNELGGFTITGKYLYGQPVFRKVHAREHPIPSTVITIAEEYDDKQPLTSKEEEERRIAEMGRPILGEHTRLEVIIEESYEFKSTVDKLIKKTNLALVVGTNSWREQFIEAITVSAGEDDDDDECGEEKLPSCFDYVMHFLTVFWKVLFAFVPPTEYWNGWACFIVSILMIGILTAFIGDLASHFGCTIGLKDSVTAVVFVALGTSVPDTFASKVAATQDQYADASIGNVTGSNAVNVFLGIGVAWSIAAIYHAANGEQFKVSPGTLAFSVTLFTIFAFINVGVLLYRRRPEIGGELGGPRTAKLLTSCLFVLLWLLYIFFSSLEAYCHIKGF
- the SLC8A1 gene encoding sodium/calcium exchanger 1 isoform X13, producing the protein MLRFSLSPTFSMGFHVLVTVALLFSHVDRISAETEMEGEGNETGECTGSYYCKKGVILPIWEPQDPSFGDKIARATVYFVAMVYMFLGVSIIADRFMSSIEVITSQEKEITIKKPNGETTKTTVRIWNETVSNLTLMALGSSAPEILLSVIEVCGHNFTAGDLGPSTIVGSAAFNMFIIIALCVYVVPDGETRKIKHLRVFFVTAAWSIFAYTWLYIILSVISPGVVEVWEGLLTFFFFPICVVFAWVADRRLLFYKYVYKRYRAGKQRGMIIEHEGDRPSSKTEIEMDGKVVNSHVDSFLDGALVLEVDERDQDDEEARREMARILKELKQKHPEKEIEQLIELANYQVLSQQQKSRAFYRIQATRLMTGAGNILKRHAADQARKAVSMHEVNTEVAENDPVSKIFFEQGTYQCLENCGTVALTIIRRGGDLTNTVFVDFRTEDGTANAGSDYEFTEGTVVFKPGETQKEIRVGIIDDDIFEEDENFLVHLSNVKVSSEASDDGILEANHVSTLACLGSPSTATVTIFDDDHAGIFTFEEPVTHVSESIGIMEVKVLRTSGARGNVIVPYKTIEGTARGGGEDFEDTCGELEFQNDEIVKIITIRIFDREEYEKECSFSLVLEEPKWIRRGMKALLHSAEYDDKQPLTSKEEEERRIAEMGRPILGEHTRLEVIIEESYEFKSTVDKLIKKTNLALVVGTNSWREQFIEAITVSAGEDDDDDECGEEKLPSCFDYVMHFLTVFWKVLFAFVPPTEYWNGWACFIVSILMIGILTAFIGDLASHFGCTIGLKDSVTAVVFVALGTSVPDTFASKVAATQDQYADASIGNVTGSNAVNVFLGIGVAWSIAAIYHAANGEQFKVSPGTLAFSVTLFTIFAFINVGVLLYRRRPEIGGELGGPRTAKLLTSCLFVLLWLLYIFFSSLEAYCHIKGF
- the SLC8A1 gene encoding sodium/calcium exchanger 1 isoform X5; amino-acid sequence: MLRFSLSPTFSMGFHVLVTVALLFSHVDRISAETEMEGEGNETGECTGSYYCKKGVILPIWEPQDPSFGDKIARATVYFVAMVYMFLGVSIIADRFMSSIEVITSQEKEITIKKPNGETTKTTVRIWNETVSNLTLMALGSSAPEILLSVIEVCGHNFTAGDLGPSTIVGSAAFNMFIIIALCVYVVPDGETRKIKHLRVFFVTAAWSIFAYTWLYIILSVISPGVVEVWEGLLTFFFFPICVVFAWVADRRLLFYKYVYKRYRAGKQRGMIIEHEGDRPSSKTEIEMDGKVVNSHVDSFLDGALVLEVDERDQDDEEARREMARILKELKQKHPEKEIEQLIELANYQVLSQQQKSRAFYRIQATRLMTGAGNILKRHAADQARKAVSMHEVNTEVAENDPVSKIFFEQGTYQCLENCGTVALTIIRRGGDLTNTVFVDFRTEDGTANAGSDYEFTEGTVVFKPGETQKEIRVGIIDDDIFEEDENFLVHLSNVKVSSEASDDGILEANHVSTLACLGSPSTATVTIFDDDHAGIFTFEEPVTHVSESIGIMEVKVLRTSGARGNVIVPYKTIEGTARGGGEDFEDTCGELEFQNDEIVKIITIRIFDREEYEKECSFSLVLEEPKWIRRGMKGGFTITGKYLYGQPVFRKVHAREHPIPSTVITIAEEYDDKQPLTSKEEEERRIAEMGRPILGEHTRLEVIIEESYEFKSTVDKLIKKTNLALVVGTNSWREQFIEAITVSAGEDDDDDECGEEKLPSCFDYVMHFLTVFWKVLFAFVPPTEYWNGWACFIVSILMIGILTAFIGDLASHFGCTIGLKDSVTAVVFVALGTSVPDTFASKVAATQDQYADASIGNVTGSNAVNVFLGIGVAWSIAAIYHAANGEQFKVSPGTLAFSVTLFTIFAFINVGVLLYRRRPEIGGELGGPRTAKLLTSCLFVLLWLLYIFFSSLEAYCHIKGF
- the SLC8A1 gene encoding sodium/calcium exchanger 1 isoform X15 → MLRFSLSPTFSMGFHVLVTVALLFSHVDRISAETEMEGEGNETGECTGSYYCKKGVILPIWEPQDPSFGDKIARATVYFVAMVYMFLGVSIIADRFMSSIEVITSQEKEITIKKPNGETTKTTVRIWNETVSNLTLMALGSSAPEILLSVIEVCGHNFTAGDLGPSTIVGSAAFNMFIIIALCVYVVPDGETRKIKHLRVFFVTAAWSIFAYTWLYIILSVISPGVVEVWEGLLTFFFFPICVVFAWVADRRLLFYKYVYKRYRAGKQRGMIIEHEGDRPSSKTEIEMDGKVVNSHVDSFLDGALVLEVDERDQDDEEARREMARILKELKQKHPEKEIEQLIELANYQVLSQQQKSRAFYRIQATRLMTGAGNILKRHAADQARKAVSMHEVNTEVAENDPVSKIFFEQGTYQCLENCGTVALTIIRRGGDLTNTVFVDFRTEDGTANAGSDYEFTEGTVVFKPGETQKEIRVGIIDDDIFEEDENFLVHLSNVKVSSEASDDGILEANHVSTLACLGSPSTATVTIFDDDHAGIFTFEEPVTHVSESIGIMEVKVLRTSGARGNVIVPYKTIEGTARGGGEDFEDTCGELEFQNDEIVKTISVKVIDDEEYEKNKTFLLEIGEPRLVEMSEKKALLLNELGGFTITEEYDDKQPLTSKEEEERRIAEMGRPILGEHTRLEVIIEESYEFKSTVDKLIKKTNLALVVGTNSWREQFIEAITVSAGEDDDDDECGEEKLPSCFDYVMHFLTVFWKVLFAFVPPTEYWNGWACFIVSILMIGILTAFIGDLASHFGCTIGLKDSVTAVVFVALGTSVPDTFASKVAATQDQYADASIGNVTGSNAVNVFLGIGVAWSIAAIYHAANGEQFKVSPGTLAFSVTLFTIFAFINVGVLLYRRRPEIGGELGGPRTAKLLTSCLFVLLWLLYIFFSSLEAYCHIKGF
- the SLC8A1 gene encoding sodium/calcium exchanger 1 isoform X14, producing MLRFSLSPTFSMGFHVLVTVALLFSHVDRISAETEMEGEGNETGECTGSYYCKKGVILPIWEPQDPSFGDKIARATVYFVAMVYMFLGVSIIADRFMSSIEVITSQEKEITIKKPNGETTKTTVRIWNETVSNLTLMALGSSAPEILLSVIEVCGHNFTAGDLGPSTIVGSAAFNMFIIIALCVYVVPDGETRKIKHLRVFFVTAAWSIFAYTWLYIILSVISPGVVEVWEGLLTFFFFPICVVFAWVADRRLLFYKYVYKRYRAGKQRGMIIEHEGDRPSSKTEIEMDGKVVNSHVDSFLDGALVLEVDERDQDDEEARREMARILKELKQKHPEKEIEQLIELANYQVLSQQQKSRAFYRIQATRLMTGAGNILKRHAADQARKAVSMHEVNTEVAENDPVSKIFFEQGTYQCLENCGTVALTIIRRGGDLTNTVFVDFRTEDGTANAGSDYEFTEGTVVFKPGETQKEIRVGIIDDDIFEEDENFLVHLSNVKVSSEASDDGILEANHVSTLACLGSPSTATVTIFDDDHAGIFTFEEPVTHVSESIGIMEVKVLRTSGARGNVIVPYKTIEGTARGGGEDFEDTCGELEFQNDEIVKIITIRIFDREEYEKECSFSLVLEEPKWIRRGMKEEYDDKQPLTSKEEEERRIAEMGRPILGEHTRLEVIIEESYEFKSTVDKLIKKTNLALVVGTNSWREQFIEAITVSAGEDDDDDECGEEKLPSCFDYVMHFLTVFWKVLFAFVPPTEYWNGWACFIVSILMIGILTAFIGDLASHFGCTIGLKDSVTAVVFVALGTSVPDTFASKVAATQDQYADASIGNVTGSNAVNVFLGIGVAWSIAAIYHAANGEQFKVSPGTLAFSVTLFTIFAFINVGVLLYRRRPEIGGELGGPRTAKLLTSCLFVLLWLLYIFFSSLEAYCHIKGF
- the SLC8A1 gene encoding sodium/calcium exchanger 1 isoform X8; this encodes MLRFSLSPTFSMGFHVLVTVALLFSHVDRISAETEMEGEGNETGECTGSYYCKKGVILPIWEPQDPSFGDKIARATVYFVAMVYMFLGVSIIADRFMSSIEVITSQEKEITIKKPNGETTKTTVRIWNETVSNLTLMALGSSAPEILLSVIEVCGHNFTAGDLGPSTIVGSAAFNMFIIIALCVYVVPDGETRKIKHLRVFFVTAAWSIFAYTWLYIILSVISPGVVEVWEGLLTFFFFPICVVFAWVADRRLLFYKYVYKRYRAGKQRGMIIEHEGDRPSSKTEIEMDGKVVNSHVDSFLDGALVLEVDERDQDDEEARREMARILKELKQKHPEKEIEQLIELANYQVLSQQQKSRAFYRIQATRLMTGAGNILKRHAADQARKAVSMHEVNTEVAENDPVSKIFFEQGTYQCLENCGTVALTIIRRGGDLTNTVFVDFRTEDGTANAGSDYEFTEGTVVFKPGETQKEIRVGIIDDDIFEEDENFLVHLSNVKVSSEASDDGILEANHVSTLACLGSPSTATVTIFDDDHAGIFTFEEPVTHVSESIGIMEVKVLRTSGARGNVIVPYKTIEGTARGGGEDFEDTCGELEFQNDEIVKIITIRIFDREEYEKECSFSLVLEEPKWIRRGMKALLLNELGGFTITEEYDDKQPLTSKEEEERRIAEMGRPILGEHTRLEVIIEESYEFKSTVDKLIKKTNLALVVGTNSWREQFIEAITVSAGEDDDDDECGEEKLPSCFDYVMHFLTVFWKVLFAFVPPTEYWNGWACFIVSILMIGILTAFIGDLASHFGCTIGLKDSVTAVVFVALGTSVPDTFASKVAATQDQYADASIGNVTGSNAVNVFLGIGVAWSIAAIYHAANGEQFKVSPGTLAFSVTLFTIFAFINVGVLLYRRRPEIGGELGGPRTAKLLTSCLFVLLWLLYIFFSSLEAYCHIKGF
- the SLC8A1 gene encoding sodium/calcium exchanger 1 isoform X4, with amino-acid sequence MLRFSLSPTFSMGFHVLVTVALLFSHVDRISAETEMEGEGNETGECTGSYYCKKGVILPIWEPQDPSFGDKIARATVYFVAMVYMFLGVSIIADRFMSSIEVITSQEKEITIKKPNGETTKTTVRIWNETVSNLTLMALGSSAPEILLSVIEVCGHNFTAGDLGPSTIVGSAAFNMFIIIALCVYVVPDGETRKIKHLRVFFVTAAWSIFAYTWLYIILSVISPGVVEVWEGLLTFFFFPICVVFAWVADRRLLFYKYVYKRYRAGKQRGMIIEHEGDRPSSKTEIEMDGKVVNSHVDSFLDGALVLEVDERDQDDEEARREMARILKELKQKHPEKEIEQLIELANYQVLSQQQKSRAFYRIQATRLMTGAGNILKRHAADQARKAVSMHEVNTEVAENDPVSKIFFEQGTYQCLENCGTVALTIIRRGGDLTNTVFVDFRTEDGTANAGSDYEFTEGTVVFKPGETQKEIRVGIIDDDIFEEDENFLVHLSNVKVSSEASDDGILEANHVSTLACLGSPSTATVTIFDDDHAGIFTFEEPVTHVSESIGIMEVKVLRTSGARGNVIVPYKTIEGTARGGGEDFEDTCGELEFQNDEIVKIITIRIFDREEYEKECSFSLVLEEPKWIRRGMKALLLNELGGFTITGQPVFRKVHAREHPIPSTVITIAEEYDDKQPLTSKEEEERRIAEMGRPILGEHTRLEVIIEESYEFKSTVDKLIKKTNLALVVGTNSWREQFIEAITVSAGEDDDDDECGEEKLPSCFDYVMHFLTVFWKVLFAFVPPTEYWNGWACFIVSILMIGILTAFIGDLASHFGCTIGLKDSVTAVVFVALGTSVPDTFASKVAATQDQYADASIGNVTGSNAVNVFLGIGVAWSIAAIYHAANGEQFKVSPGTLAFSVTLFTIFAFINVGVLLYRRRPEIGGELGGPRTAKLLTSCLFVLLWLLYIFFSSLEAYCHIKGF
- the SLC8A1 gene encoding sodium/calcium exchanger 1 isoform X10; translated protein: MLRFSLSPTFSMGFHVLVTVALLFSHVDRISAETEMEGEGNETGECTGSYYCKKGVILPIWEPQDPSFGDKIARATVYFVAMVYMFLGVSIIADRFMSSIEVITSQEKEITIKKPNGETTKTTVRIWNETVSNLTLMALGSSAPEILLSVIEVCGHNFTAGDLGPSTIVGSAAFNMFIIIALCVYVVPDGETRKIKHLRVFFVTAAWSIFAYTWLYIILSVISPGVVEVWEGLLTFFFFPICVVFAWVADRRLLFYKYVYKRYRAGKQRGMIIEHEGDRPSSKTEIEMDGKVVNSHVDSFLDGALVLEVDERDQDDEEARREMARILKELKQKHPEKEIEQLIELANYQVLSQQQKSRAFYRIQATRLMTGAGNILKRHAADQARKAVSMHEVNTEVAENDPVSKIFFEQGTYQCLENCGTVALTIIRRGGDLTNTVFVDFRTEDGTANAGSDYEFTEGTVVFKPGETQKEIRVGIIDDDIFEEDENFLVHLSNVKVSSEASDDGILEANHVSTLACLGSPSTATVTIFDDDHAGIFTFEEPVTHVSESIGIMEVKVLRTSGARGNVIVPYKTIEGTARGGGEDFEDTCGELEFQNDEIVKIITIRIFDREEYEKECSFSLVLEEPKWIRRGMKGGFTITEEYDDKQPLTSKEEEERRIAEMGRPILGEHTRLEVIIEESYEFKSTVDKLIKKTNLALVVGTNSWREQFIEAITVSAGEDDDDDECGEEKLPSCFDYVMHFLTVFWKVLFAFVPPTEYWNGWACFIVSILMIGILTAFIGDLASHFGCTIGLKDSVTAVVFVALGTSVPDTFASKVAATQDQYADASIGNVTGSNAVNVFLGIGVAWSIAAIYHAANGEQFKVSPGTLAFSVTLFTIFAFINVGVLLYRRRPEIGGELGGPRTAKLLTSCLFVLLWLLYIFFSSLEAYCHIKGF